Part of the Caulifigura coniformis genome, CCCGTCCTGAATGATCAGCAGGTCGAGCAGCCCATCATCGAGGGCCGCATCCGCACACACGGTCATTCCGCCACCGGACGTTCGGCCGTTCGCCAGGAACAGGTTGAGTGCATCGATTTCGTAGGGAGGCTCATCATCGATGACGAGTTGCAGGGAGAAGACCTCCAGTTCCTCGAGCAGGTCGACCGCCCCTCGCAGGTAACACAGCGCGCCCCATCGTTGTTTGAGATCTTCGGTCAGCACTTCCAGGTACTTGCCCGTATTGCCAGCTGTCACCATGTTCCCCGCCCGGTGGATCTCGCCGTCGCCGTGGCTCACCCGGAGGACGTCCATCGGCCGGGCCGCCCCGCTCAGGCAGACCTCGATCGCTTCCTCGGGGATGAGAGGCATCCGCAGCGACCGCGCGAGATCGTTCCCGGTGCCCAGTGGCAGAATGGCCAGTGCGGGGGGCGCCCCATGATCGTGCGTCCATTGCGTCAATGCGGTCACGACTGCATTGACAGTCCCATCGCCCCCAGCCGCAATGACCCGGGAAGCCCCCTCTTTGCAGGCCCGTTCGACCCGGCGAAGCGATTCCTCGCGCGATGCCGTCTCGAAGACCGTGACATCCGGGCGCGTTTCCAGCGTTCGCCGGACATCCTCCGCCCCTCCGGATGATCCTGCCGTCGAATTCCAGATGACGACCACGTTCGATTCCTGGGCGTCCGGGCCGGGAGACATACA contains:
- a CDS encoding diacylglycerol/lipid kinase family protein; this translates as MSPGPDAQESNVVVIWNSTAGSSGGAEDVRRTLETRPDVTVFETASREESLRRVERACKEGASRVIAAGGDGTVNAVVTALTQWTHDHGAPPALAILPLGTGNDLARSLRMPLIPEEAIEVCLSGAARPMDVLRVSHGDGEIHRAGNMVTAGNTGKYLEVLTEDLKQRWGALCYLRGAVDLLEELEVFSLQLVIDDEPPYEIDALNLFLANGRTSGGGMTVCADAALDDGLLDLLIIQDGTGLDLAGLTVDYLMSDVRNSGIVQHRRCRRVQVSCKSEIPLSMDGDGAKAKAFTVSVEQGALQAVFGA